TGTCTTTGGTTTGGCGGCGATCGTAGGCAAAGCCAGTGGTGAGTAAGCTCTTTTGGAGTTGGGTGGTCTCTGAGACTTGGATTGGTTGCCGATTTAGGGTCGCCCCTAATCCTTGGGCAGCGCGAAAAAGTTCATCGCGATGGGGATTGTACACCACACCGACTAAAGGGTCTCCTGCATATAACAGGGCAATGGAAACCGAAAACATCGGATAGCCATGGGCGTAGTTGACGGTGCCATCGAGGGGGTCGATCAGCCAGAGATAGGGGCTATTTTTCGCGGTGAGGAATTGGCCCGCTTCTTCGGCGTGGATCGGAAAATCCGGTAGATGTCTCTGGAGGAGTTCGATGATTACCGCTTCGGAGGCGGTGTCGGCTTCGGTGATCAGATCACCTGGGGTTGCTTTATCACGTACCTGTTGGAGATTGCCGTAATA
The nucleotide sequence above comes from [Synechococcus] sp. NIES-970. Encoded proteins:
- a CDS encoding inositol-1-monophosphatase family protein — protein: MPMSFPSPTERQTYLDIATEAALSAGAVLKKYYGNLQQVRDKATPGDLITEADTASEAVIIELLQRHLPDFPIHAEEAGQFLTAKNSPYLWLIDPLDGTVNYAHGYPMFSVSIALLYAGDPLVGVVYNPHRDELFRAAQGLGATLNRQPIQVSETTQLQKSLLTTGFAYDRRQTKDNNYIEFCYLTHETQGVRRGGSAALDLVDVACGRLDGYWERGIQPWDMAAGICILREAGGTVTSYDQTPLQIDSGRLLATNGKIHGFLSAALQEAPGWFKEYYSLG